The genome window TCGACCAGCGCCGCGCGGATCACGTCGGGCTCGTCCATCTTCTTGGGCTCGGCCCACATGTGCCGGTACACCTCGCTCACGTAGCGCTCGAAGCAGCCCAGCCCCCGGGCAGCCACGGCGCCGCGCATGATCTGCAGCGTGTTCACCGGGAAGTGCGGATTGCGCGCGAAGTGCGTGATGCCGTGCCTGGCCAGGAAGCGGCGCATCTCGAGCGCTTCGTACTCCGGCTTGTTCTTGATGCCGCGCAGTGACACGGCCGGTGACACGTTGCCCGTCGCCTTGAACACGCCGCCCAGCAGCACCGGCACGTAGGCGAAGTCGACGCCCGTGCGCTTCGCGATCTCGGGAATCACCAGGTGCGCGAGATAGGCGTTGGGCGACCCGAAGTCGAAGTCGAACTCGACCCGGGGAGTCACCACTTCTCCACCCACGGCCGCAGCACGACC of Myxococcota bacterium contains these proteins:
- a CDS encoding 2-hydroxychromene-2-carboxylate isomerase, whose protein sequence is MTPRVEFDFDFGSPNAYLAHLVIPEIAKRTGVDFAYVPVLLGGVFKATGNVSPAVSLRGIKNKPEYEALEMRRFLARHGITHFARNPHFPVNTLQIMRGAVAARGLGCFERYVSEVYRHMWAEPKKMDEPDVIRAALVESGLPADALLARAQDAAVKQELLSNTERAVGRGVFGSPSFFVGDELFFGKDRLRDVEEEIEAQKAR